Proteins encoded within one genomic window of Mycolicibacterium monacense:
- a CDS encoding FHA domain-containing protein — MSRPSPPALTVRYEGSTRTFAPGNDVVIGRDLRADVRIAHPLISRAHLVLRFDQGRWVAIDNGSLNGMFVNGRRVPAVDLRDGQSLNIGNPDGPQLTFEVGRHQGSAGRPPQTTAVPVARAATGGWTPSPPPPPPAPPMSRPQPRYPTGAQPHYPSGPQPHHPTGTHAPMRPPSTGAALSPPLSEQAGLEPVTRMGPTAAPRSGDAGNLATSMLKILRPGRAPEAPAGAIKIGRASDNDIVIPDVLASRHHASLVPAAGGTEIVDARSINGTFVNGARVESAFLRDGDVVTIGNIDLVFSGGTLARRTETAAATATGGLDVRAITWTIENNKTLLDNISLTARPGTLTAVIGPSGAGKSTFARLVAGYTHPTAGSVTFEGHNIHAEYASLRSRIGMVPQDDVVHGQLTVKQALMYAAELRLPPDTTREDREQVVMQVLEELEMTKHLETRVDKLSGGQRKRASVALELLTGPSLLILDEPTSGLDPALDRQVMTMLRQLADAGRVVLVVTHSLTYLDVCDQVLLLAPGGKTAFCGPPSEIGRSMGTTNWADIFSSVASDPDGANQRFLTLNGPPPDQLATEDEPSNLGEPSKTSLRRQFSTIARRQMRLIVSDRGYFIFLALLPFIMGVLSLSVPGTVGFGVPNPMGDAPNEPGQILVLLNVGAIFMGTALTVRDLIGERAIFRREQAVGLSTTAYLLAKVCIYAVFAILQSTIVTAITIAGKGAPTQGALTFLSPTAELFVVMAATTVTAAMVGLALSALAKSNEQIMPLLVVAVMSQLVFSGGMIPVTDRLVLDQLSWFTPARWGFAASASTVDLIKLVPGPLTPKDSHWEHTASAWWFDMGMLALLSIAYVGFVRWRIRLSTA; from the coding sequence ATGAGCCGACCGTCCCCACCTGCGCTGACCGTTCGGTACGAAGGATCCACCCGCACGTTCGCCCCTGGCAACGACGTTGTCATCGGGCGGGATCTGCGGGCCGACGTACGTATCGCCCACCCCCTGATCTCCCGCGCGCACCTGGTGCTGCGGTTCGACCAGGGCCGCTGGGTGGCGATCGACAACGGCAGCCTCAACGGCATGTTCGTCAACGGCAGGCGCGTGCCCGCCGTCGACCTCCGTGACGGACAGAGCCTCAACATCGGCAACCCCGACGGCCCGCAGCTGACCTTCGAGGTCGGCCGCCACCAGGGTTCGGCCGGCCGGCCCCCGCAGACCACCGCGGTCCCCGTCGCACGCGCCGCCACCGGCGGGTGGACACCGTCGCCGCCACCGCCTCCCCCGGCACCGCCGATGTCACGGCCGCAACCGCGGTATCCGACCGGAGCGCAACCGCATTACCCGTCCGGTCCGCAGCCGCACCATCCGACTGGGACCCACGCCCCGATGCGCCCACCGTCGACCGGCGCCGCCCTGTCTCCGCCGCTGTCCGAGCAGGCCGGGCTCGAACCCGTCACCCGGATGGGCCCGACGGCGGCCCCCCGCTCCGGTGACGCGGGCAACCTCGCCACGAGCATGCTCAAGATCCTGCGGCCGGGCCGGGCGCCGGAGGCACCCGCCGGAGCGATCAAGATCGGCCGGGCGAGCGACAACGACATCGTCATCCCCGACGTGCTGGCGTCCCGCCACCACGCCTCGCTGGTCCCGGCGGCCGGCGGCACCGAGATCGTCGACGCCCGCAGCATCAACGGCACGTTCGTCAACGGCGCCCGGGTCGAGTCGGCGTTCCTGCGCGACGGTGACGTGGTCACCATCGGCAACATCGACCTGGTGTTCAGCGGCGGCACGCTGGCCCGCCGGACCGAGACCGCCGCCGCCACCGCCACCGGCGGCCTCGACGTGCGCGCCATCACGTGGACGATCGAGAACAACAAGACGCTGCTGGACAACATCTCGCTGACCGCCCGCCCCGGCACGCTGACCGCCGTCATCGGGCCGTCCGGCGCGGGCAAGTCGACGTTCGCGCGCCTGGTGGCCGGCTACACCCATCCCACGGCGGGATCGGTGACGTTCGAGGGCCACAACATCCACGCCGAGTACGCCTCGCTGCGCTCCCGGATCGGCATGGTCCCCCAGGACGACGTCGTCCACGGTCAGCTGACCGTCAAACAGGCGCTGATGTACGCCGCGGAACTGCGGCTGCCGCCGGACACCACCAGAGAAGACCGCGAACAGGTGGTCATGCAGGTCCTCGAGGAACTCGAGATGACCAAACACCTCGAGACCCGCGTGGACAAACTCTCCGGCGGCCAACGCAAACGCGCCTCGGTCGCGTTGGAACTGCTGACCGGCCCGTCGCTGCTGATCCTCGACGAGCCGACCTCCGGCCTGGACCCCGCGCTGGACCGTCAGGTCATGACCATGCTGCGGCAACTGGCCGACGCCGGCCGCGTCGTGCTGGTGGTCACGCATTCGCTGACCTACCTCGACGTCTGCGATCAGGTGCTGCTGCTGGCACCGGGCGGCAAGACCGCGTTCTGCGGTCCGCCCAGCGAGATCGGCCGGTCGATGGGCACCACGAACTGGGCCGACATCTTCAGCTCCGTGGCCAGCGATCCCGACGGCGCCAACCAGCGGTTCCTCACCCTCAACGGCCCGCCACCGGACCAGCTCGCGACCGAGGACGAACCCAGCAACCTCGGCGAACCGTCGAAGACGAGCCTGCGGCGGCAGTTCTCCACCATCGCGCGCCGCCAGATGCGCTTGATCGTGTCCGACCGCGGCTATTTCATCTTCCTGGCCTTGCTGCCGTTCATCATGGGGGTGCTGTCGCTGTCGGTGCCCGGCACCGTCGGCTTCGGGGTGCCCAATCCGATGGGCGACGCCCCCAACGAGCCCGGCCAGATCCTGGTCCTGCTGAACGTCGGCGCGATCTTCATGGGTACGGCGTTGACGGTCCGCGACCTGATCGGTGAACGCGCCATCTTCCGTCGCGAACAGGCCGTCGGCCTGTCCACCACCGCCTACCTGCTGGCCAAGGTGTGCATCTACGCGGTGTTCGCGATCCTGCAGTCGACGATCGTCACGGCGATCACCATCGCGGGTAAGGGCGCACCCACACAGGGGGCGCTGACCTTCCTCAGCCCGACGGCCGAGTTGTTCGTGGTGATGGCGGCGACGACGGTGACCGCCGCGATGGTCGGCCTGGCCCTGTCGGCGCTGGCGAAGTCCAACGAGCAGATCATGCCGCTCCTGGTCGTCGCGGTGATGAGTCAGCTGGTGTTCTCCGGCGGCATGATCCCGGTGACCGACCGGTTGGTGCTCGACCAGCTGTCGTGGTTCACGCCGGCGCGTTGGGGCTTCGCCGCCTCCGCGTCGACGGTGGACCTGATCAAGCTGGTCCCCGGCCCGCTGACGCCGAAGGATTCGCACTGGGAGCACACCGCGTCGGCGTGGTGGTTCGACATGGGCATGCTTGCTCTGCTGAGCATCGCCTACGTCGGGTTCGTTCGCTGGAGGATCCGGCTCAGCACCGCTTGA